In a single window of the Hoyosella subflava DQS3-9A1 genome:
- a CDS encoding DUF4232 domain-containing protein, translating into MIARTPRQIAAAFGCALGLALTACTTVVEDEPATEPGTNGEQTEAQPSPETTDAQATTPVEETPAGPAHGDRCLTDELDVEIGGQDGAAGSTTYTFVFTNTGDRTCVMHGFPGVSYVTGEGGSQIGQAAERSGDAGEAVDLAPGAQASSEVEAVDVTNYPDDVCDQTEVAGFRIYPPNDFDYLFVANETTACANATSDAHQLDVSAVVAGAGE; encoded by the coding sequence ATGATCGCACGAACCCCACGACAGATTGCCGCAGCTTTCGGCTGCGCGCTCGGCCTGGCACTCACAGCGTGTACGACCGTCGTCGAGGACGAACCCGCGACGGAGCCCGGCACGAACGGCGAGCAGACCGAAGCGCAACCAAGTCCAGAGACTACAGACGCGCAAGCGACGACCCCGGTTGAAGAGACTCCAGCGGGTCCTGCCCACGGTGACAGGTGCCTGACAGACGAACTGGACGTCGAGATTGGTGGCCAGGATGGTGCGGCTGGCTCGACAACGTACACATTCGTATTTACGAATACGGGCGATCGCACGTGTGTGATGCACGGGTTCCCGGGTGTCTCCTACGTGACGGGGGAGGGCGGCTCGCAGATAGGACAGGCCGCCGAGCGCAGCGGTGACGCCGGCGAGGCTGTTGACCTTGCGCCCGGAGCGCAGGCTTCGTCTGAAGTCGAGGCGGTAGACGTTACCAACTACCCAGATGATGTGTGCGACCAGACTGAGGTTGCTGGTTTCCGGATCTACCCACCGAATGACTTCGACTACCTCTTTGTCGCGAATGAAACCACTGCGTGCGCCAACGCCACCTCGGACGCGCATCAACTCGATGTCAGCGCCGTCGTGGCCGGCGCCGGTGAATAA
- a CDS encoding cytochrome c oxidase assembly protein — protein sequence MANAESAAMSAGSLDSAESETPDQPIDGQSRLGLAAVAGMAALIAALVAAGLASLSATDALVLLGIPDPGVATRYGLPAVQSVGYVAAVVAIGCALLAAFLVPPQSSGVLDVGGYRAMRVCGGAAAIWAACAFLMVPLTLSDVSGAGFLEAVRPENLWPSLPRVDTALAWAWTGVFAAALAMLSRAVLRWSWTPALLALSLFTLMPLVLTGHSASGGSHDVATNSLFWHIVGASLWMGGLFAVLMHAWHGGEHRALVVRRYSLLAGISFAAVGLSGIVNAFVRIELGDLLSDAYGRIVLVKAVALVVLGVFGWTQRRRVVGVLHRDGRARTPFVTLAIAEFFILAATFGLAVALGRTPPPAPSSVPTLMEVELGYNLEGSPTFARLMLDWRFDLIFGTLAIVLAVLYAFGVRKLNARGDAWPIGRTIAWLSGCVVLLIATSSGIARYAPAMFSVHMGSHMLLSMLVPVLLVLGGPVTLALRALKPAGKGSVPGPREWILAAVNSPVSRFLTQPVIAAILFVAGFYGLYFGGIFDAYVGSHAAHILMNLHFLLSGYLFYWVVIGVDQSPHPMQPLAKLGVLWATLPFHAFFGIALMNMETVMGGWFYQQLNLPWVPDLLADQRVGGGLAWGTGEMPLIIVMLALLVQWSRTDRRFARRMDRVADKDDDAALAAYNAMFAELARKEAERQGR from the coding sequence ATGGCGAACGCTGAATCTGCGGCTATGTCGGCCGGGTCGCTCGACAGTGCTGAGAGCGAGACTCCGGATCAGCCGATCGACGGGCAGTCCCGGTTGGGTCTCGCAGCAGTGGCGGGGATGGCGGCCTTGATTGCTGCGCTCGTCGCAGCTGGGTTGGCGAGCTTGTCGGCAACCGACGCGCTGGTCCTCCTCGGCATTCCTGATCCGGGTGTTGCCACTCGTTATGGGCTGCCTGCCGTGCAGTCAGTGGGGTATGTGGCCGCAGTAGTGGCCATTGGATGCGCTTTGCTGGCGGCCTTCCTAGTGCCGCCGCAGTCCAGCGGGGTGCTTGATGTTGGCGGTTATCGCGCGATGCGCGTGTGCGGCGGTGCCGCGGCGATCTGGGCGGCATGCGCGTTTCTCATGGTTCCGCTGACATTGTCCGACGTTTCGGGGGCGGGATTCCTTGAGGCCGTCAGACCCGAGAACCTGTGGCCAAGCCTTCCGCGCGTCGACACGGCGCTCGCGTGGGCCTGGACCGGCGTGTTCGCTGCCGCGCTGGCAATGTTGTCGCGCGCTGTGCTGCGCTGGTCGTGGACCCCCGCCCTGCTCGCGTTGTCGTTGTTCACGCTGATGCCACTGGTACTGACGGGCCATTCAGCGTCGGGCGGCAGCCACGACGTAGCAACGAACAGTTTGTTCTGGCACATCGTGGGCGCATCGCTCTGGATGGGCGGGCTATTCGCGGTGCTCATGCATGCGTGGCACGGGGGCGAACATCGTGCGCTCGTGGTGCGGCGCTATTCGCTGCTCGCCGGGATTTCTTTCGCAGCCGTTGGGCTGAGCGGAATTGTCAATGCGTTTGTCCGCATCGAGCTAGGCGATCTTCTAAGCGACGCATACGGCAGGATCGTGCTGGTTAAAGCGGTTGCGCTGGTTGTACTCGGTGTTTTCGGCTGGACCCAGCGCCGACGCGTAGTGGGCGTCCTTCATCGCGATGGTCGCGCGCGAACCCCGTTTGTCACACTCGCCATCGCCGAGTTCTTCATTCTCGCGGCAACGTTCGGGCTTGCGGTGGCCCTTGGCCGAACGCCGCCCCCCGCTCCGTCCTCCGTCCCGACGCTGATGGAGGTAGAACTTGGCTACAACCTGGAAGGTTCGCCGACTTTCGCGCGACTGATGCTTGACTGGCGTTTCGACCTCATTTTCGGGACGCTCGCGATAGTCCTCGCAGTTTTATACGCATTCGGGGTCCGGAAGCTGAATGCGCGGGGTGACGCGTGGCCAATCGGACGCACGATTGCGTGGCTGTCCGGCTGTGTTGTTCTTCTTATCGCGACCTCGTCTGGGATCGCGCGTTATGCGCCGGCAATGTTCAGCGTTCATATGGGCTCCCACATGCTGCTGTCAATGCTGGTTCCGGTACTGCTGGTGCTTGGTGGCCCCGTCACTCTGGCGCTTCGTGCGCTAAAGCCAGCAGGCAAGGGGAGCGTCCCAGGGCCGCGGGAGTGGATTCTCGCTGCAGTCAACAGCCCGGTTTCGAGATTCCTCACCCAGCCCGTGATCGCCGCGATCCTCTTCGTTGCGGGCTTCTACGGTCTGTACTTTGGCGGCATTTTTGACGCTTACGTGGGCAGCCATGCGGCACACATCCTGATGAATCTGCATTTCCTCCTGAGCGGTTACCTTTTCTATTGGGTGGTGATCGGTGTGGACCAGTCGCCACATCCGATGCAGCCGCTCGCAAAGCTCGGTGTGCTCTGGGCGACGCTGCCGTTCCATGCGTTCTTCGGTATTGCACTGATGAATATGGAGACCGTCATGGGTGGCTGGTTCTACCAGCAACTCAACTTGCCGTGGGTCCCTGACCTTTTAGCGGACCAGCGAGTTGGTGGCGGTCTGGCTTGGGGTACCGGTGAAATGCCGCTGATCATCGTCATGCTCGCACTACTTGTGCAGTGGTCGCGTACTGACCGGCGATTTGCGCGTCGAATGGACCGTGTGGCGGACAAGGATGACGACGCGGCGCTCGCGGCCTACAACGCGATGTTCGCCGAGTTGGCCCGCAAGGAGGCGGAGCGGCAGGGCAGGTAG
- a CDS encoding DUF4232 domain-containing protein, which yields MTRRTQTTHASYGAAAVLLAATALTGCGVEQASEGLDLVSSSQSLAGCTTGELELSLGEPQGAAGSTVYDLIFTNIGEEACALQGFPGVSYVTGPDGSQIGRAAERSGSTGGSVSLDPEGQASARIRAVDVENYPSDVCDPMEVAGFRVYPPNDYDSLYVANSATACANVNSDAHQLDVTTIVPGVQE from the coding sequence ATGACGCGGAGAACGCAAACGACTCACGCAAGTTATGGCGCGGCCGCAGTGCTGCTCGCTGCTACTGCGCTCACTGGATGCGGCGTGGAGCAAGCGTCCGAGGGACTAGACCTGGTGAGCTCGTCGCAGTCACTAGCAGGATGCACGACAGGCGAGCTCGAGTTAAGCCTCGGCGAACCACAGGGCGCAGCGGGTTCAACTGTCTATGATCTTATATTCACCAACATCGGGGAGGAGGCCTGCGCACTCCAGGGCTTCCCGGGAGTGTCGTACGTGACAGGGCCCGACGGCTCTCAAATAGGTCGCGCAGCCGAGCGCAGCGGGTCGACAGGCGGTTCGGTTTCGCTCGACCCCGAAGGTCAAGCCTCCGCCAGGATCCGCGCGGTCGATGTCGAGAACTATCCGTCGGATGTGTGTGACCCGATGGAGGTGGCCGGCTTCCGCGTCTATCCACCCAACGATTATGACTCTCTCTATGTCGCAAACAGCGCCACCGCATGCGCCAACGTCAACAGCGATGCGCACCAACTCGACGTCACGACGATCGTGCCAGGAGTTCAGGAGTAG